The Ptiloglossa arizonensis isolate GNS036 chromosome 2, iyPtiAriz1_principal, whole genome shotgun sequence sequence TACAGAGGAAAAGATAACAATCAGACGGTGCAACCACTGATGCCAGAAAAAGTATTCCGACCTACCCGCCATGTTAAATTTCCCCCATCACTACAAAACTAACAAGGGGAAGTGGACtcgtcaattttttcaaatattttttggtgattctaaaacaaaaataagTAGACACATATCCGAGCTTTTTTGCTATTGcttattatttataaagatatttaacatttaatgTTTTTACTTCGTCTTATACGTAATTTCCTAAAAGCATTGTTAAAACTGCAACGCTGAAGATGAATAGTACGTAGATTCGTATCCAAAGTTCGGAAGTTCCAGTTTCATAAAAGCTAAAactgtttttctttatttttattaatttttttgttattttcatatattcctttatttttatagtatactttcatttaatttttttttttcatttatttatttcttactaTGCCTTGAATGAATTGCAACATAAAAACATGAAGAACTGAATCTACCTGAACTCACTTCTACAGCCCTACCACCCGATTAAACATTTCTCGTTGATGGAAATTGAagcagaaataaaattattaaataataagaataagagCAAAAGTATTAAAAGAACTACCTAAAAAAGCCGTAGTAGCTATAACTCATATCTTCAAtgcaactattcgaatacaacATTTTCCTATACAATGAAAATTAAGAGAAATAATACCAATTCTCAAACCAGGCAAACCACTTCATAATACTACATCATATAGATCGATATTACTATTGCTGATTTGATCAGAACTGTTGAAAAAACTTATTTGGAAAAGATTACGAGTCAATGTTTTGTTTCAACAAAATCGGTAACCCGAGGGTTCTGCTCTCTCTTTGTGAGAGCCTAGTAGTATTGTATTTGAAGATTGGTATAGTCACGCAAAATATTAATTCTGAATATcgcaaaatattaaaatgacTATGTGCTATTTATATTGGTTACAATATTTGCGTAAAAAATGTGTCAATATTAATTTGATGGCTatctttttatattaattataattaaatatacttttttttatttgcaaaGTTATTAAAGTCTTGTTTTACAAAAACTATGCTAGAATTACATGAAAAGGATAAGGAAAATATATCATTGCTGCTGAAACTTCGTTCTTACGAAAATGGAGATAAAAATCAACCGACATTTATTCACATGTAATAGGCTTTTTACAATATTCGAATTACgaacattgaaaataaaataagcaGGTTAAGAATGAAATTATGTTTATCAATAAATTGTCGATAAAATGAgttaagaaaaaatttgttacgtttTAGTAAGAAATTTCAATGTTTCAGATATTATCGTTGTTTAATATTATACTAATGAAAACTTATCAAATTTTTGAATGCACtaaattttaagtatttaagaaaatttttagATTAGAAAGTCGAAATGATGAGTTACTGGAAGAGATTGAAACTACTAATGGACTTATATCTAATGTGGATGCAGAAACAGCTGATCAAATCTCTAGTTTATCCAAACAAGTTTATGTGCAGAGTACTAATATTGAACGCTTAAAAAATCAAATTGATACCATGGAAAACagtcgaataaaagataaagaaTCTCATAACGACAACGTAGAATTATTTaatcaaaaatttaaaaaaaagaaaattgaattagTTTCACAAATCAAAATTCTAAGTAACTTGCCAAATTTTTCTTTGCTatctttctgtttttctttgtaGATATTTAGTTCCAAAAgagtaaacatttttttctagaTGCCAAAATTaacactttggaaaattttaagaaaatgcaTAGTGGTttagaagaaaaatttaaaacatgCAATGAACGTATGATACGAAACAACAAAAATGTGAAAAACATTCTGGAGCGTATAaatcaaaaatttgaatttgataaagaaatgtatcatattttcaattaaaaattatcTAGCCTGTTTTGTtacaaatagaaaatgaaattttattatatttataaaataattataaaatcttTTCAATTTAGGCTCAAGAGCGAACTATATTATCGCCTTCTAAATTTGGCAGCTCAATTTCAAATAGATATCAATAAACACATAAGTTTACCAAATCAAAGATTAATGCGAGAAAATATTATGTTAGAAAAAGAATACTTGCAGATTTCTAAAGAAGTTTCActcaaaaaagaaattaaaactgATTTCAAGTAATATTGTACACATTTTTGTATTCATTTCTTAATCtacatagaattttttttttctttgcaataTATTTATGTAGGATGTTATTAACTATTAATTTGTAAAGGCATTGATTTTTGTAACAAAAGAGATATATAGATAATGAATAAGTCTCAAAAAATGAGACTACCTATTTTTCTTAATGAAATGGTTCATTAAATTGCTTTTAATAagttaattaatatattttcaaaaattatatctTATAGACATTTGGCTGTTAAACACAGGAGAAATATTATTGTATTCTCTTCGAATATAAACAAAAACATAATAATAAGAAAAGTGCAGAATTTTGTGTTAAAATCTTTACAAATCAAAtttgagaaaatgaaagaaCGTTTGTCTATTTTCAATGTTCCTGATCCAGCAatggaaaacaaatatttagaaTTGATTGAAAATGCTCAACAAGAGAAACGCAAAATCATTTTTCATCtttcaaaattacaaattttacttcaaaaagaaagaataaaaataggtATTACAAAATACTTGCAAAGAAAAATAGAGTGCAAAATAAGGGCAGTTGTAGAAACACTTTATGATTTAAAGTATATTGTAACATGTTTGTTCAAGGTATCTTATAATATTGTTGTAGcaaataatactttttataaGAAATTTCAGGCAAACTTTTGTTAGTACACATATAATATGTTAAGATTTTAAGTTTAAGTTAAGTGCAAGTATAAACTTCAGTTACATAAATtgattgtaaatatatatattttacagtgTTCTACAACAGGGTCATGTTATGTTAAATTGCTTTTATCTCTACAAAATAAACTTATTAaaggacaatcaaaatttcaatGCAGTATTGTTAAATCGTAAGTAATAATAAGAACCATGAGCATATAATATATGCAAGGTGTTTGTTCTAAAGTGTTATccattaaaacatttttttcattcatAATAAAAACCAGTTTTGCAAGAAAAAGTAAAATGTGGGGATAAATTTAATACTATGTAcgttaaaaatcattttattcaatattcaaagtgttcaaaatttccactgttgTTGGAATgttgttaattataattttatctttAATAAATTCCTAACACTTTCATTAAATGTAGTGTTTAGAAGTAAATGTATATTTCAAGCACAATTTGATGGAACCTTGCCTTCTTGAAACTACATTAGTTTCTGTATATTGAGAAATATACTTTCTAATCATCCTggtgaaaaaaattacaataagtTATATTTGTTAAAGAATCGtcaaaatacaaaattgaaaaacaaatttcttttagaattttcattactcaaatattttaaattaatgttttattatgaaaataaagCAATCTTTGTTCCTTTCAAATTTTTTGTCCATTTCAAATCTTCAATGCTGTTAGTGAATAAACGGTGAATTAAATTAGTCTTTTACTAAAAATTAGACGAATTATTCGATATGCATTGAATAATGCATTAATGAATATGTAAAAAtgcaaaatttttttctctAAGTATCAATCAAAGATGTTATTTAGGTATATCTTTAATTGAATATACACAATTACATTAAGGGTTGAAAGTATTCTACAAGAAACAGAAAGTAGTCCCACAGATTTAAAAGAAATTCCTGAAGAGATTGATTTCAAGATATTGACAGAATCTAAAGAAAAGGTACCAGTGTATGAGGCAGTTTTTGAAAAAGTAAAtgattttattaatatacaaatattgcATACTAATTATattatgaattttaattttacaattttcagaCAAAATCCGAAATAGAAAAGGAAGAGGAAAAGGAAACATTAACTGAAAGTAGTGCAGTTGGTGAAGAATCATTAGATAACATTTTTAAAGATACCACATTATTTGAtattaatttaatgaaatacgTATCAGTCACAGATACTGAGTTCATACAAAACGAAGAATCGTTATTTGATATTAATGAAGAATAAAGCTCACTACTTATATTTCCATTTGCTGTTATTCAAATACATTTGTCCAACTACTTCACTAACCAATTATTTACAAACACTGTATGTAAGATAATTAAGAAATCAGCTGCAAAATGTGTCACACAAGATAAGATATCAAAAAGGAAATGTTCAAATATGTATCtttattgtttttttaaatattatagaaaattatagaattattttttagaaacaCCAGAGTTTTGAGATTTCTTTGCTCAAAAAAACTACATATTTTCTTTAATGTACCGTGCAAAATAAAGaacaaatgtaaattttaataacatttaAAATGCTTAATTTTAATGTTGATAGTATCCAGCCTAAAGCACTTCAACTTTGCCATAAAACTACTTTTCATACCATTAATATGCTTAGgactatttatttataatgtttTATGCATCTTATCTACAGAATAAGTACATAGTTTCATCAttcatatttctataaaattactATTTATTCTATGTACAttatataatgaaaattatatttaattattttagattGTTTACATCAATTTTGTGATCTGGTTTCGTAAAGCGCTTCACTCGAGCTTTGTCCCGTTTtctgaaacaaaaaagaaatttgtgtccttttaatttaatatataattgaatacaaTAGCTTTTTTATGTATACATTAATGATCAATTCTATTTAactaaaaatgtttcaatttctgATTATTCATCCAATCTTCTATCattcaataaatatatatacattttatactTACAATTTAATAGTAGAAGGAGCAACAATATTCCTCTGTTGAAGAGACTTGAATCGGTCTTTCAATAGATTTCCAACTGGTTCTGAATTTCGTAAACTCCCAGTTAATTCTTCTGCTAGTTTAAAATCAGGTTCTAATGGTTCAAATTTAACTTTACTAAGAGTTTTAGTACCCATTGCTTTCAATGCTttctttttcaatcttttttcCCTAAGCATATTTGCTTTTCTTGCTTTAGACATCAATTGCCTATCTAATagttttaatttgtaaatatctgagagtttttttttctccactttttcctgttgcattttgtaAGCTAATTCCTTTTGTTCTTTCTGTTTACGCCTCTGCACACGAGTTTTTTTTAGGTTTTGAACtggtaaatttccaaatttcacTTCTGgataatcattttcaattaaattttcattctcttCTGGTTTAAGACCTTCTGacatttcttttattaaattgtttgtTTGTTGTTCACGTGAAACCTGTAACAGAATGATTCAATAAATAACATAATAAGAGTAGGCAtatgttttacatttttacatgtttatagaTCAGCATTATCCAACAAAGAGCTTTTAAGTACTTGCTTCtccttttaaatatttgttcctTAGATAGCATATCTATGTTGTCAAAGAAACAACACAATGTTACAAAAACAGTTATGACAAGCTACCTTTGTTGTTAAGCAAGTTCATTCATTAATATTGTGAGTCATTTGTAAATATATGAGTTCCTAGTAGCATTAAATGGATTTGATAATGTGTATCAATGATACACACATTGCATGAAATCAATAAAATTCTCATTCTTCATATCCTTACAATTTATAGAAATACTTCAAATTTCAGTTTTAGGTAAATTATCCTACATACAGATATGTACATAATGTACCTTTTTAAACATCTTCGTAGTAACCCGTTCCAAATGTTTTTCTtcctttattaatttcatttctttttgtgCAATGTCTTGCAGTAAGTCCTGATGATCTTCAAATGAAGGATTATATGATATTCCTGGATGTGGGGCTTCAATTGCTGGTATAGCAGAATTTTTCTTATGTATTGAAGTAGGTAGTTTCTTCTTTGTTCCAAAATGAAATAGTGTATGTCTTACAGTATCCGAAGATAGCCAATCAGTGTCaactttttttccaaatttttttttccacacaTCATCCTTAAACTCAACTCTTTGTGGCTTATTCAATCTTTTTTTTGCTGCgatattcttattttttaatcttaatttatctttcaatttcaaaattcctTGAGATTTTCTGATAGTTTCCTTTCTCAAAAggagagaattttttctttcatttttagttTTTACACGATTTCTTTTTGTTACTGGATCCGGAACTGATGAATGaggttttaaaatattgaaacatcgAGGTTCTTTCGATTGTAATAACTCACGACGTGCTTTTTTTGAGAGAATTTCAGGTTCCGtagaaattacaaataaatcGGAATTTTCACGAACAGAAAAGCAACCTAACCTCTCTTCTAATCGAGAATCTTCTAAAAATCTATCAACATCTTTTATATCCACATGTTTGCGCCatgattttttgttttttttagacACTTTTCGTTTTTTGGCTTTAGTATTAAACATTTTACTTTAATCAGTAAAACAATATTACTCACTGTAGTGTGTAAAGAATCGTGATTTTTAAGCCAAACTGAAGTTTTTATTTATGTTTCGTGATTGGGGAATTTGTCCAATGACTTTTATAGTTCATCAAACCAGACGAAATACCAACCGCAATGACTGTACATGATGAGTACGTGATCAGATCAGGGCCGACTTCACAGTACTCAGACCTAAAGATTAcataaaacattttttctaaacTTCATTACCATTTTTTTGTAACTTCAATTATTTGACTTACAATTAAATGATTTGCATAATAAATAGCACACAtaataaaaaaatgattttttcgaatcacttcttaaagaaatataagatAAATATAGGATAATAACGGGATAAATGAAATAAGACGGACAAAATCATTCTCttttattaaaagtttattttgaTCCGCTGTTTGAACTATTACTcctctattactactactattactattactaataATGTTCGGTTCGTTTAAAAAAGGTTGAACTGTCGAATCGTTGTGCGTTTGGTTTATTCCGAAGCTGGAATGAAACGAGTGTGGTAATTAAACCACGTGACTCGTGACAACATTTTATTGGTTCATTTTGTCTCTGCCAGGAGTGTAACGTGGGCTGACGCATAATTTATCAAACATGTAAAGATTTTACAAACAGTTGAAAACCCgacgttttattattttgtaatttttaaatatacttttatttgtattaatttatctcatatttttacatattatcTTTTATTGACTTCTCAAtgtagaaaattgtaaatattctacATAATTAATATcttgtataatttctgttgaatctataTATGTATTCTATGGGTATAACATcttaatttttcggttttgtcacaAGTCTCGTGGTTTGGTTACTAGAATCATTCGTTTTGCTGAATGAAG is a genomic window containing:
- the LOC143154776 gene encoding LOW QUALITY PROTEIN: uncharacterized protein LOC143154776 (The sequence of the model RefSeq protein was modified relative to this genomic sequence to represent the inferred CDS: substituted 2 bases at 2 genomic stop codons) — protein: MLELHEKDKENISLLLKLRSYENGDKNQPTFIHMXXAFYNIRITNIENKISRLESRNDELLEEIETTNGLISNVDAETADQISSLSKQVYVQSTNIERLKNQIDTMENSRIKDKESHNDNVELFNQKFKKKKIELVSQIKILNAKINTLENFKKMHSGLEEKFKTCNERMIRNNKNVKNILERINQKFEFDKEMLKSELYYRLLNLAAQFQIDINKHISLPNQRLMRENIMLEKEYLQISKEVSLKKEIKTDFKIFFFFLINIFSKIISYRHLAVKHRRNIIVFSSNINKNIIIRKVQNFVLKSLQIKFEKMKERLSIFNVPDPAMENKYLELIENAQQEKRKIIFHLSKLQILLQKERIKIGITKYLQRKIECKIRAVVETLYDLKYIVTCLFKCSTTGSCYVKLLLSLQNKLIKGQSKFQCSIVKSVESILQETESSPTDLKEIPEEIDFKILTESKEKVPVYEAVFEKTKSEIEKEEEKETLTESSAVGEESLDNIFKDTTLFDINLMKYVSVTDTEFIQNEESLFDINEE
- the LOC143143360 gene encoding ribosome biogenesis protein NOP53, which encodes MFNTKAKKRKVSKKNKKSWRKHVDIKDVDRFLEDSRLEERLGCFSVRENSDLFVISTEPEILSKKARRELLQSKEPRCFNILKPHSSVPDPVTKRNRVKTKNERKNSLLLRKETIRKSQGILKLKDKLRLKNKNIAAKKRLNKPQRVEFKDDVWKKKFGKKVDTDWLSSDTVRHTLFHFGTKKKLPTSIHKKNSAIPAIEAPHPGISYNPSFEDHQDLLQDIAQKEMKLIKEEKHLERVTTKMFKKVSREQQTNNLIKEMSEGLKPEENENLIENDYPEVKFGNLPVQNLKKTRVQRRKQKEQKELAYKMQQEKVEKKKLSDIYKLKLLDRQLMSKARKANMLREKRLKKKALKAMGTKTLSKVKFEPLEPDFKLAEELTGSLRNSEPVGNLLKDRFKSLQQRNIVAPSTIKLKRDKARVKRFTKPDHKIDVNNLK